Proteins from a single region of Juglans microcarpa x Juglans regia isolate MS1-56 chromosome 5S, Jm3101_v1.0, whole genome shotgun sequence:
- the LOC121267998 gene encoding katanin p60 ATPase-containing subunit A-like 2, with protein sequence MADEPSLTRWSFADFKMFYDAKFGRKRLPESANGPTADKPSSNVNSSAVTSNGNAHVNNRSDMAIFEQFRGQALSSTHTNGILSNQTDERPQKSLLPPFESAEMRTLAESLSRDIIRGSPDVSWESIKGLENAKHLLKEAVVMPIKYPKYFTGLLSPWKGILLFGPPGTGKTMLAKAVATECNTTFFNISASSVVSKWRGDSEKLVKVLFDLARHHAPSTIFLDEIDAIISHRGEGLSEHEASRRLKTELLIQMDGLTRTDELVFVLAATNLPWELDAAMLRRLEKRILVPLPEPEARRAMFDELLPSQPDEEKLPYDLLVERTEGYSGSDIRLLCKEAAMQPLRRLMALLEERQELVPEDELPKVGPIRHEDIETALRNTRPSAHLHAHRYEKFNADYGSQILQ encoded by the exons ATGGCCGACGAACCTTCCCTCACTCGATGGTCATTTgcg gattttaaaatgttttatgatgccaaGTTCGGTAGAAAGAGGTTGCCGGAGTCAGCGAATGGCCCAACAGCTGATAAGCCTTCCAGTAATGTGAATTCTTCAGCTGTGACGTCAAATGGAAACGCTCATGTGAATAACAGATCTGATATGGCCATATTTGAACAGTTCCGGGGCCAG GCGTTGAGCTCGACACATACAAATGGAATTTTGTCTAATCAAACTGATGAGAGACC GCAGAAGTCTCTTCTCCCTCCATTTGAGTCTGCAGAAATGCGTACCCTGGCAGAAAGTTTAAGTAG AGATATCATCCGTGGGAGTCCAGATGTTAGCTGGGAAAGCATCAAGGGGTTAGAGAATGCCAAACATTTACTTAAGGAGGCAGTTGTTATGCCAATAAAATATCCCAA GTACTTTACTGGTCTTCTATCACCATGGAAAGGAATTCTCCTTTTTGGCCCTCCAGGGACAGGAAAg ACAATGCTTGCAAAGGCTGTTGCAACAGAGTGCAACACcacatttttcaatatttcagCATCTTCTGTTGTCAGCAAATGGCGTG GTGACTCAGAGAAGTTAGTTAAGGTGTTATTTGATCTTGCGAGGCACCATGCACCATCAACTATATTTCTTGATGAAATAGATGCTATTATTAGTCATCGTGGTGAAGGACTTAGTGAGCATGAGGCAAGTAGGCGATTGAAGACTGAACTGCTCATACAG ATGGATGGTTTAACCCGGACAGATGaacttgtttttgttttggcgGCGACAAATCTTCCCTGGGAACTAGATGCAGCGATGCTCCGGCGTCTTGAGAAGCGA ATCCTAGTGCCTCTTCCAGAGCCAGAAGCAAGAAGAGCCATGTTTGACGAACTCCTGCCATCACAGCCTGACGAGGAGAAGCTTCCGTATGATTTGTTGGTTGAAAGGACAGAAGGTTATTCAGGTTCAGATATTCGGTTACTGTGCAAAGAGGCCGCAATGCAGCCCCTTAGACGTTTAATGGCACTTCTTGAAGAGAGACAGGAATTGGTGCCTGAGGATG AGTTGCCTAAAGTGGGACCAATCAGACATGAAGACATAGAGACAGCTTTAAGGAACACCAGACCATCTGCTCATCTGCATGCTCATCGTTACGAAAAGTTTAATGCCGATTATGGTAGTCAAATTCTCCAATGA
- the LOC121268514 gene encoding calcyclin-binding protein-like, translated as MADELALDLEELRHLQSIAKRPRIVSFISSEIRNLQKLSKETVSAPLSQIPTPISTAPKVSSDPALKYVTLGSFSWDQDNDKVKIYVSLEGAEHEKIETEFKPTSIDVKFHDVQGKNYRCAIAKLNKEIIPDKCKVVVKPTRVIITLFKASKGNWLDLQFKEDKLKPNLDKDRDPMAGIMDLMKNMYEEGDDEMKRTIAKAWTDARSGKTADPSKGYP; from the exons ATGGCGGACGAATTGGCTCTAGACTTGGAAGAGCTTCGTCACCTCCAAAGCATCGCCAAGAGGCCTCGCATCGTCTCTTTCATCTCCTCCGAGATCCGCAACCTCCAGAAG TTGTCAAAAGAGACTGTCTCCGCGCCTCTCTCGCAAATTCCAACTCCTATTTCAACTGCACCTAAGGTGTCCTCGGACCCGGCTTTGAAATATGTTACACTCGGATCATTCAGCTGGGATCAGGACAATGACAAAGTCAAG ATATATGTATCCCTTGAGGGAGCTGAGCATGAAAAAATCGAAACTGAGTTTAAGCCAACGTCCATTGATGTCAAATTTCATGATGTCCAAGGGAAGAACTACCGATGTGCCATAGCTAAATTGAACAAGGAGATTATTCCGGATAAGTGTAAGGTGGTAGTTAAGCCTACAAGGGTGATTATCACATTGTTCAAAGCATCAAAAGGGAACTGGTTAGATTTGCAGTTTAAAGAGGACAAG TTGAAACCAAATCTGGATAAAGATCGAGACCCCATGGCTGGAATCATGGATTTAATGAAA AATATGTACGAGGAAGGGGACGATGAAATGAAACGAACAATTGCAAAAGCATGGACTGATGCGAGGTCTGGCAAAACAGCCGACCCTTCAAAGGGATATCCTTGA